A genomic stretch from Natronomonas gomsonensis includes:
- a CDS encoding DUF5806 family protein: MADDAQATDDGEEPTPAFRRLPEDERTDSEADSDADVPEDVREYARFSKIDGATYDRANEFLRDRTYITAREWAMARLCADFRTETGVEMTKIGENLPELVPFMTDTYSPQAVNQARSSFDEKVRKAGATFLYGAMCDFYTAEELDDLMYEITEVAKFLLEVEGVELTVDEELEAEERISSVMREVRESSAALRHDELACPNCGHEMHATEDGTDADIAADAADAADD, translated from the coding sequence ATGGCCGACGACGCGCAGGCGACGGACGATGGGGAGGAACCGACGCCGGCGTTCAGACGACTTCCGGAGGACGAACGCACCGACAGCGAAGCTGATAGCGACGCTGACGTTCCCGAGGACGTCCGGGAGTACGCCCGCTTTTCGAAAATCGACGGGGCGACCTACGACCGTGCCAACGAGTTCCTCCGGGACCGGACGTACATCACCGCCCGCGAGTGGGCGATGGCGCGACTCTGTGCGGATTTCCGCACGGAAACCGGCGTCGAGATGACGAAAATCGGCGAGAACCTCCCGGAACTCGTCCCGTTCATGACCGACACCTACAGTCCGCAGGCGGTCAATCAGGCCCGCTCGTCGTTCGACGAGAAGGTCCGAAAGGCCGGTGCGACGTTCCTCTACGGCGCGATGTGTGACTTCTACACCGCCGAGGAACTCGACGACCTGATGTACGAGATTACCGAGGTAGCGAAGTTCCTCCTCGAAGTCGAGGGCGTCGAACTCACCGTCGACGAGGAACTGGAAGCCGAAGAGCGCATCTCCAGTGTCATGCGCGAGGTCCGGGAGTCCTCGGCGGCGCTGCGACACGACGAACTCGCCTGTCCGAACTGCGGCCACGAGATGCACGCCACGGAAGACGGCACCGACGCCGACATCGCCGCCGACGCCGCCGACGCCGCCGACGACTGA